A window from Lachnoanaerobaculum umeaense encodes these proteins:
- a CDS encoding TDT family transporter: MNFLKRVPLPLSGVALGFAALGNLLAIYNPYLKTVCGILAFVGILFVTCKYLTMPDAFIADMKNPVLASVSGTYTMTLMLLATYIKPIIPVVAVILWYVAIIFHFVLMVYFTLNFILKIKIPDDMMKIAASYFIVYVGIVVASVTAPAFKNIALGQVCFWIGFVLYIPLFFYVSFRYIKLGNKNIEAKALACIYAAPASLCVAGYINSFEQKNINFLGPLYMVSFAIYLLGMVVAIDVLKHYISDKEKHRFYPSYAGFTFPFVISAIAGKQFYTVSEKIGHFRWVPYPGTWIVNVQILIAVILMIFTAVKFARHIFAK; encoded by the coding sequence ATGAATTTTTTAAAACGAGTACCATTGCCATTAAGTGGTGTTGCCTTGGGATTTGCGGCTCTTGGAAATTTGTTGGCAATTTATAATCCTTATTTAAAAACAGTTTGTGGAATATTAGCATTTGTAGGAATCTTATTTGTTACATGCAAGTATTTGACTATGCCGGATGCTTTTATTGCAGATATGAAAAATCCTGTACTGGCAAGTGTTTCAGGAACATATACTATGACTTTGATGCTTTTGGCAACTTATATAAAACCTATTATACCGGTAGTAGCTGTTATTTTGTGGTATGTAGCTATTATCTTTCATTTTGTATTAATGGTTTATTTTACATTGAACTTTATATTAAAAATCAAGATACCTGATGATATGATGAAGATAGCCGCAAGCTATTTTATTGTTTATGTTGGAATAGTTGTTGCTTCAGTTACTGCACCGGCATTTAAGAATATTGCACTGGGACAGGTTTGTTTCTGGATAGGATTTGTTCTTTATATTCCGCTTTTCTTCTATGTATCTTTTAGATATATAAAACTTGGCAATAAGAATATTGAGGCCAAAGCACTTGCATGTATCTATGCAGCACCGGCAAGCCTTTGTGTGGCAGGATATATAAACTCATTTGAGCAAAAGAATATCAATTTTTTAGGACCATTGTATATGGTGTCATTTGCGATATATTTACTGGGAATGGTGGTTGCAATTGATGTTTTAAAACATTATATAAGTGATAAAGAAAAACATAGATTTTATCCAAGCTATGCCGGATTTACATTCCCATTTGTTATAAGTGCAATAGCCGGAAAACAGTTTTATACAGTAAGTGAAAAAATAGGTCATTTCAGATGGGTTCCTTATCCCGGAACATGGATTGTGAATGTTCAAATTTTAATTGCTGTTATTTTGATGATTTTCACAGCAGTAAAGTTTGCAAGACATATTTTTGCAAAATAA
- a CDS encoding LysR family transcriptional regulator — protein sequence MEQHLSQYRIFFEVAKAGSISKAAKLLYISQPAISKSIIRLEENLEIALFVRTSKGVSLTPEGQIFYEYLQSAFSAIEAGENHLTKIKQFNIGKITIGTSNTLCKYILLPYLNNFVKENPHTMISIFTQSSDQTSFLLSENKIDIGLVAKPAKTQNMSYISIMEIQDIFVATPGYLNNLKHIFNNHFDPFRDGNIMLLDKDNATRKFIDNCIEGSKLQLNQSIETSNMELLIEFAKTGIGIACVIKEFIQKELEEGTLVEIEMPKGLSIPKREIVFLYDKKNINPSLIKFISMLKS from the coding sequence ATGGAACAGCATTTATCACAATATAGAATATTTTTTGAAGTGGCAAAAGCCGGTAGTATATCAAAGGCAGCCAAATTATTATATATAAGCCAGCCGGCAATATCAAAATCCATTATACGCTTGGAAGAAAATCTGGAAATTGCACTCTTTGTACGAACTTCAAAAGGTGTAAGTCTTACTCCTGAAGGACAAATTTTTTATGAATATTTGCAAAGTGCATTTTCAGCTATAGAAGCCGGAGAAAATCATCTTACAAAGATAAAACAGTTTAATATAGGTAAAATAACCATAGGTACCAGTAATACACTTTGTAAGTATATTCTACTTCCCTATTTAAATAATTTTGTGAAAGAAAATCCACATACTATGATAAGCATTTTCACACAGTCCTCAGATCAAACATCTTTTCTGCTTTCAGAAAACAAAATTGATATAGGCCTTGTGGCAAAGCCGGCCAAAACTCAAAATATGTCCTATATAAGTATAATGGAAATACAAGATATTTTTGTAGCTACTCCGGGGTATTTGAACAACTTAAAGCATATCTTCAATAATCATTTTGATCCTTTTAGAGATGGAAATATAATGTTGCTTGATAAGGATAATGCCACAAGAAAATTTATTGATAATTGTATAGAAGGTTCAAAATTGCAGCTAAATCAATCCATAGAAACAAGTAATATGGAACTGCTTATTGAGTTTGCAAAAACAGGAATAGGTATTGCCTGCGTTATAAAAGAATTTATACAAAAAGAATTAGAAGAAGGTACTTTGGTGGAAATAGAGATGCCAAAGGGGCTTTCAATACCAAAAAGAGAGATTGTATTTCTTTATGATAAAAAGAATATTAATCCCTCCCTTATCAAATTCATATCTATGTTAAAATCATAA
- a CDS encoding HAD family hydrolase, with protein sequence MIRAVVFDLDGTLLYTLDALSYCMSKTMRHFGLGDIDNEHTRYFVGEGARKFVDRSLIYNGDKDLKLAKKAYEVYDEIFEKDCLRGVKPYDGIMELLQELKNLNIKTVVLSNKSQLGVEKNIKDVIGEGVFDLIYGEREGIPKKPDPTSLNMIIKELGFSKDEILYVGDTATDMQTALAANVISIGVLWGFRDEKELRENKADYIIEEPKEILDIIIEAQR encoded by the coding sequence ATGATTAGAGCGGTTGTTTTTGATTTGGACGGTACATTGTTATATACATTGGACGCATTATCATATTGTATGAGTAAAACTATGAGACATTTTGGACTTGGAGATATAGACAATGAGCATACAAGGTATTTTGTGGGAGAAGGTGCAAGGAAGTTTGTAGACAGATCTTTGATATATAATGGTGATAAAGATTTGAAACTTGCAAAGAAGGCCTACGAAGTATATGATGAGATCTTTGAAAAAGATTGCTTAAGGGGTGTGAAGCCCTATGACGGCATTATGGAACTCTTACAGGAACTAAAAAATCTAAACATAAAGACTGTAGTTTTATCAAACAAGTCACAGCTTGGTGTAGAGAAAAATATAAAAGATGTCATTGGAGAAGGAGTATTTGATCTGATATATGGTGAGAGAGAAGGAATTCCAAAGAAACCTGACCCTACTTCTCTCAATATGATAATAAAAGAACTGGGATTTTCTAAAGATGAGATACTGTATGTGGGAGATACTGCTACAGATATGCAGACTGCACTTGCAGCTAATGTTATAAGCATAGGTGTGCTATGGGGCTTTAGAGATGAAAAAGAGCTTAGAGAAAATAAAGCAGATTATATTATAGAAGAACCAAAAGAGATACTGGATATAATAATAGAAGCTCAAAGATAA
- the leuC gene encoding 3-isopropylmalate dehydratase large subunit, with the protein MGMTMTQKILAAHAGLYFVEPGQLIEADLDLVLGNDITSPVAINEIKKFEKKDVFNNEKIALVMDHFAPNKDIKSAQNCKTCRDFADENVIVNFFDVGRMGIEHALLPEQGLTVAGDCIIGADSHTCTYGALGAFSTGVGSTDMAAGMITGKAWFKVPSAIKFNLKGKLGNDVCGKDVILHIIGKIGVDGALYRSMEFSGDGVASLSMDDRFTICNMAIEAGGKNGIFPVDDITLDYIKEHSNRDPKIYVADEDAVYDEVIDIDLSTLRPTVAFPHLPENTKVVGEFEDIKIDQAVIGSCTNGHISDLRSAAAQMKDKKVAKNVRCIVIPATQKIYKQAIKEGLVDIFIDAGAIVSTPTCGPCLGGYMGVLAAGERCISTTNRNFIGRMGHVESEVYLASPAVAAASAIAGKIVAPTV; encoded by the coding sequence ATGGGAATGACTATGACACAGAAGATTTTGGCTGCCCATGCCGGTCTGTACTTTGTAGAACCGGGTCAGCTTATAGAGGCAGATTTGGATCTTGTGCTGGGAAATGATATCACATCGCCGGTGGCAATAAATGAAATCAAGAAATTTGAAAAAAAAGATGTATTCAATAATGAGAAAATAGCATTGGTCATGGACCATTTTGCACCTAATAAGGATATAAAGTCTGCTCAGAACTGCAAAACATGCAGAGACTTTGCAGATGAGAATGTAATAGTAAACTTTTTTGATGTTGGAAGAATGGGAATTGAACATGCACTTTTACCTGAGCAGGGACTTACTGTAGCAGGAGATTGTATAATAGGTGCAGACTCTCATACATGTACATATGGTGCTTTGGGTGCATTCTCAACAGGTGTTGGCTCTACAGATATGGCAGCCGGAATGATTACAGGAAAAGCATGGTTTAAAGTACCAAGTGCTATAAAGTTTAATTTAAAAGGAAAACTTGGAAATGATGTATGTGGTAAGGATGTTATACTACATATTATAGGAAAGATAGGTGTTGATGGAGCTCTTTATAGATCTATGGAATTTAGTGGAGATGGAGTAGCTTCACTCTCTATGGATGATAGATTTACTATCTGTAATATGGCAATAGAGGCAGGTGGGAAAAATGGTATATTTCCGGTAGATGATATAACTTTGGATTATATTAAAGAACATTCAAACAGAGATCCAAAGATTTATGTGGCAGATGAAGATGCAGTATATGATGAGGTTATTGATATAGATTTGTCTACATTAAGACCTACAGTAGCCTTCCCACATTTGCCTGAGAATACAAAGGTGGTAGGAGAGTTTGAAGATATAAAGATTGACCAAGCTGTAATAGGTTCATGTACAAATGGTCATATATCAGATCTTAGAAGTGCTGCTGCACAGATGAAGGATAAAAAAGTCGCTAAGAATGTAAGATGTATTGTAATACCGGCTACACAAAAGATATATAAGCAGGCTATTAAAGAAGGACTTGTAGATATTTTCATAGATGCAGGTGCGATAGTTTCTACTCCTACATGTGGTCCTTGTCTGGGAGGATATATGGGAGTTTTGGCAGCCGGTGAGAGATGTATATCTACAACTAATAGAAACTTTATCGGCAGAATGGGCCATGTGGAGTCAGAGGTTTATCTTGCTTCTCCGGCAGTTGCGGCAGCGAGTGCAATAGCAGGTAAGATAGTAGCACCAACAGTTTAA
- a CDS encoding glutamine synthetase III family protein, with translation MEKKDTITEIFGANVFNDEAMQVYLPKAVFKKLKKTIEDGLELDNDIADSVAHGMKEWAIDRGATHYTHWFQPLTGVTAEKHDSFISAPKNGKVIMEFSAKELTKGEPDASSFPSGGLRATFEARGYTAWDCTSPAFIKKDSLGVTLYIPTAFCSYKGEALDKKTPLLRSMQAINTQALRILRLFGNTTAKRVIPSVGAEQEYFIVDREKYLQRKDLIYTGRTLFGAMPPKGQELEDHYFGSIRERIASYMNDLNHELWMLGVPSKTQHNEVAPAQHELAPVYEQVNIAVDHNQVTMETMKKVAGRHGLTCLLNEKPFAGVNGSGKHNNWSLTSDDGINMLNPGDTPHENIQFLLVLACILKAVDKHADLLRESAACVGNEHRLGAHEAPPAIISVFLGEQLEDVIDQLCSTGEATHSLQGGKLKTGVATLPDFEKDATDRNRTSPFAFTNNKFEFRMVGSSDSIASPNIVLNTIVAESFKEAANELENASDFDEAVHDMIKRLFSEHRRIIFNGNGYSNEWVEEAKRRGLSNLPSMIDAIPALVSDNAVKLFEEFEVFTRKELESRVEIEYEAYSKAINIEAKTMIDIAGKSIIPAVIRYTTRLADSIIKLKAAIDGIEPYAQNAILLEVNEHLKEAKVEIENLKRHMDKVAEISDVTEHARYMHEVVVPAMEALRKPIDTLEMIVDKDLWPMPSYGDLLFEV, from the coding sequence ATGGAGAAAAAGGATACAATCACAGAGATTTTTGGGGCTAATGTATTTAATGATGAGGCTATGCAGGTATATTTGCCAAAAGCAGTATTTAAAAAGTTAAAAAAGACTATTGAAGATGGCTTGGAACTGGACAATGATATTGCGGATTCGGTGGCTCATGGTATGAAGGAGTGGGCTATAGATAGAGGAGCTACTCATTATACCCACTGGTTTCAACCTTTGACAGGTGTTACGGCTGAGAAGCATGATTCTTTTATTTCGGCACCTAAAAATGGTAAAGTTATAATGGAATTTTCTGCCAAGGAGCTTACAAAGGGTGAACCGGATGCTTCCAGCTTTCCTTCAGGAGGTCTTAGAGCAACTTTTGAAGCCAGAGGCTACACTGCTTGGGACTGCACTTCACCGGCTTTTATAAAGAAGGATTCTTTGGGTGTTACACTCTATATTCCTACAGCTTTTTGCTCATATAAGGGGGAGGCACTTGATAAAAAGACTCCACTGCTTCGTTCTATGCAGGCTATAAATACTCAGGCCCTTAGAATACTTAGACTGTTTGGGAATACTACAGCCAAGAGAGTAATACCTTCTGTAGGTGCGGAACAGGAATACTTTATAGTAGATAGAGAAAAATATCTACAAAGAAAGGATTTGATATATACAGGTAGGACTCTTTTTGGAGCTATGCCGCCAAAGGGACAGGAACTTGAGGATCACTATTTTGGATCTATTAGAGAGAGAATAGCATCATATATGAATGATTTAAACCATGAACTTTGGATGCTTGGAGTTCCGTCTAAAACTCAGCATAATGAGGTGGCACCGGCACAGCATGAACTTGCTCCGGTATATGAGCAGGTAAATATAGCAGTAGATCACAATCAGGTTACTATGGAGACTATGAAGAAGGTGGCAGGAAGACATGGACTTACATGTCTTTTGAACGAGAAACCTTTTGCAGGTGTCAACGGTTCAGGAAAGCATAATAACTGGTCTTTAACTTCAGATGACGGAATAAATATGTTAAATCCCGGAGATACTCCACATGAGAATATTCAGTTTTTATTGGTTCTTGCTTGTATACTAAAGGCTGTAGACAAGCATGCAGACTTACTCAGAGAATCTGCGGCATGTGTGGGAAATGAACATAGGCTTGGTGCCCATGAAGCACCTCCTGCTATTATTTCTGTTTTTCTTGGAGAACAGCTGGAGGATGTTATTGATCAGCTCTGCTCTACAGGTGAGGCTACACATTCTCTTCAGGGCGGCAAGTTAAAAACAGGTGTTGCTACACTTCCTGATTTTGAAAAAGATGCTACTGATAGAAATAGAACATCTCCGTTTGCCTTTACAAATAATAAGTTTGAGTTTAGAATGGTCGGTTCTTCTGATTCCATAGCTTCTCCAAATATTGTTTTGAATACAATAGTTGCGGAGAGTTTTAAAGAGGCTGCTAATGAACTTGAAAATGCAAGTGACTTTGACGAAGCAGTGCATGATATGATAAAGAGGCTTTTTAGTGAACACAGAAGAATTATTTTCAATGGAAATGGATATTCCAATGAATGGGTGGAAGAGGCAAAGAGAAGAGGCTTGTCAAATCTACCAAGTATGATAGATGCGATACCTGCTTTGGTTTCTGATAATGCTGTAAAGTTGTTTGAGGAGTTTGAGGTTTTTACAAGAAAAGAGCTGGAGTCAAGAGTTGAGATAGAGTATGAAGCATATTCCAAGGCTATAAATATAGAGGCAAAGACTATGATAGATATTGCAGGAAAATCAATAATACCTGCTGTAATAAGATATACTACAAGACTTGCAGATTCTATTATAAAGCTGAAAGCCGCAATAGATGGTATAGAGCCATATGCACAGAATGCTATCTTATTGGAAGTGAATGAACATTTGAAGGAAGCCAAGGTTGAGATTGAAAATCTGAAAAGGCACATGGACAAAGTAGCTGAAATTTCTGATGTAACAGAACATGCAAGGTATATGCATGAAGTAGTAGTTCCTGCAATGGAAGCACTGAGAAAGCCTATTGATACTCTGGAGATGATAGTGGATAAGGATCTTTGGCCAATGCCAAGTTATGGTGATTTATTATTTGAGGTATAA
- the leuD gene encoding 3-isopropylmalate dehydratase small subunit — translation MEARGHVFKYGENVDTDVIIPARYLNATTGEELAKHCMEDIDKDFVNKVQKGDIIVARKNFGCGSSREHAPLAIKASGVSVVIADTFARIFYRNAINIGLPIIESPEAAAEIQAGDDVKVDFDTGMITDITTGKTYKGQAFPEFMQNIINAGGLVNYVNNKSK, via the coding sequence ATGGAAGCAAGAGGACATGTATTTAAATATGGTGAAAATGTAGATACTGATGTTATAATTCCGGCAAGATATCTGAATGCGACTACAGGAGAAGAGTTGGCAAAGCATTGTATGGAAGACATTGATAAAGATTTTGTAAATAAGGTGCAAAAGGGAGATATCATCGTTGCAAGAAAGAATTTTGGATGTGGTTCATCCAGAGAGCATGCACCATTAGCTATAAAGGCCAGCGGAGTAAGTGTGGTAATTGCAGATACATTTGCAAGAATTTTCTATAGAAATGCAATAAATATAGGATTACCGATTATTGAAAGCCCTGAGGCGGCAGCAGAGATACAGGCAGGTGATGATGTAAAGGTAGATTTTGATACCGGTATGATTACTGACATCACAACAGGCAAGACATATAAGGGTCAGGCCTTTCCGGAATTTATGCAAAATATCATAAATGCAGGCGGATTAGTTAATTATGTAAATAATAAAAGCAAATAA
- a CDS encoding C-GCAxxG-C-C family protein, giving the protein MNIRSEVSVDKVRQDAEDNYRNGYFCCEALMAAIVDNFELDVPREVIAMSSGMAVGAGKSGCMCGALNGGVLALGMIFGRTEQNGPKDPKVVKCMELTHELHDYFKEANGKHSNCCRVLTREFDMGAGEHKEQCIRFTGIAAKKVAEIIVREKGLKNIDL; this is encoded by the coding sequence ATGAATATTAGAAGTGAGGTTAGTGTAGACAAGGTAAGACAGGATGCTGAGGACAATTACAGAAACGGATATTTTTGCTGCGAAGCGCTCATGGCAGCAATAGTAGACAATTTTGAACTTGATGTTCCAAGAGAAGTTATAGCTATGTCATCAGGTATGGCTGTTGGAGCAGGTAAGAGTGGATGTATGTGTGGTGCTTTAAACGGTGGAGTTTTGGCTCTTGGTATGATATTTGGAAGAACTGAACAAAACGGCCCTAAGGATCCTAAGGTTGTAAAATGCATGGAGCTTACCCATGAATTACATGACTACTTTAAAGAGGCTAATGGAAAGCATTCAAACTGCTGTAGAGTACTTACAAGAGAGTTTGATATGGGTGCCGGAGAGCACAAGGAGCAGTGCATCAGATTTACAGGAATAGCTGCTAAGAAGGTAGCAGAGATCATTGTAAGAGAAAAGGGACTGAAGAATATAGACTTATAA